CGCTGATTCATTTTGATTACGCTCGGAAGTTTTTCGCAAGCCATTGATCGTCAAATTATAATCACCATTTGTCGTTGTTACCAAAAAAGGCTCGTTTACGACTAAATCAAATACTTTGTTTTCTGCCAGCGCGGCCAGACCGTTTTGTCCATTGCTATTATTTTCCCGGCTGCATCCGGTCAGGCTCATTAATATGATCATCCCGATGACAATAATTATTCTTATTTTCTTCATCAGCACCCTCCCGCTTGATTAAATTATATCCTCATTGATAATGGAAGGCAAGAATAATTCCTTATCGAATCAATAATCCAAAAGAAATGTCACTGATGACATCTGGCCACATGAATCATTAGAAACAGTGTTGATGACTCGGGTTTTCTCAGTTTAACATTTTAATTATTTTTAGCTGGTGCTGTTGGATTTAAATACTAATCGGGATGTCGTCAAAATACTTTTTCCATATTTTGAGTAAATCACTAATCATTCGAATCCCCACCGAAGAAATTAAGACGATTTCTGTTTTTTCAATAGGTTCATTCCATGGATTCAGCACCACAAAATCATTGACACTGCTCACTTCAAAAACCCCCTGATTGGTTTGTACAAACCCTTTAATACGATAGGTTGATCGTTTTATTTCATTTAGAAAATTTTTGAATGTTTGATAATCAAATACTTCTTTCGTTTTGATGACCTTCGTATTCGGCCGAGTTTCCCAAGTGTTTCCTGATACCATAGCCATTCGTTTGACAACAGTCAACTTTGATATCATTGCTCTTAGCGGAATTTCGCAAAAAGATGCCCGCACAATTCCTGCCTCGGGATTAATTTCTTTAATCTTCGCTTCAATGACTTCCAGTTCTTTGGGAATCTGAAGATCTGCTTTATTGATAATCACTTCATTAGCATAAAATATCTGCTTTTTCAGGGCCGAAATCACTTCAAACTGTTTAAGAAAATAAAGTCCATCTACGATACAGATCGAACCGGCGTAATCGTAGTTTTTGCCTGAAATTTTTAAAACCATTTCAAGAATGGTTTCCATATTTGACGGATCTGCCACTCCCGATGACTCCACAAAAACAATTTCCAGATTGTGATTCAAAAACTCAGCCAGACCTGTAATGAAATGCTCTTTTAAACAGGCGCAAAAAATAGATCCGTTGGTGAGTTCGATCAAATCAAAATCGTTACCTAATATCAATCGACCATCAATACTTGTTTCTCCGAATTCATTCATCATCACCCCAATTTTCTTCGTTTTATATGCGTTTAAGAGCTTTTTTAGCAAGGTTGTTTTTCCTGCTCCCAAAAATCCGGTCAGTAAAATAAGCTTCATTTATTTCTCCTCAAATTTCAAAAAAGGAAGCAAATGATGCTTCCTTTTAAAACCTTTCATTTATAAATATTTGCTGACCACATCAATCAATTCCTGTTTACTCGGTATAATTGAAGACCACTTGAGTTCACCATTGATATACGTAGATGGTAAATGTTGGACCCCCATTTTTTTCGTCCGGGCAATATCTACTTTATTGGTGTATTTATACTCTTTAATCTCAACCTTTTCTCCATATTCTTCATCTGCCTGCATGATGCCCTTAACCATATAGGTACAAGCGGCACAAGTAGCGGCATCTAGCGTAAAAATTTCTATCAGCGGTTTTTCTAAATTTTCATAATCCGGCAAATCCACTGGTATCTTTTCGTCGATCGCCTCATAATTTTCAATCATTTTACGAACAGTTTCAGTTTGTTTAATCG
This is a stretch of genomic DNA from Acetobacterium woodii DSM 1030. It encodes these proteins:
- a CDS encoding CobW family GTP-binding protein → MKLILLTGFLGAGKTTLLKKLLNAYKTKKIGVMMNEFGETSIDGRLILGNDFDLIELTNGSIFCACLKEHFITGLAEFLNHNLEIVFVESSGVADPSNMETILEMVLKISGKNYDYAGSICIVDGLYFLKQFEVISALKKQIFYANEVIINKADLQIPKELEVIEAKIKEINPEAGIVRASFCEIPLRAMISKLTVVKRMAMVSGNTWETRPNTKVIKTKEVFDYQTFKNFLNEIKRSTYRIKGFVQTNQGVFEVSSVNDFVVLNPWNEPIEKTEIVLISSVGIRMISDLLKIWKKYFDDIPISI